One Candidatus Krumholzibacteriia bacterium genomic window, AGGCGCTCTGCTGCAGCGTCGGGGCGCAGGAGAATGCCGATCCCAGATAGGAGTGCAACTCATCGGCGAAGTCCACCGGTGTGAACCAGCGCTGCGTGACCACGTGCTGCCGCAGATCGGGGAGAACGCCTTCGAGGTACTCGAGGATCCTCTCGGCGTAGTGCGGCGCCAGGTGCGGCCAGTCCACCGGCGCGTTCCCCAGGTGCGGCACCGGCGAGAGGACGTAGAAGGTTTCACACCCCGGAGGAGCGAGGGAGCGGTCGGTGATCGTGGGCGCGTGCAGGTAGAGGCTGAAGTCTTCGGGCACCTCGCGGCCATGGAAGATTTCGTGCAGCAGCTCGCGATAGCGCCTCCCGAACAAGATGGTGTGATGCGCCACGTGCTGGTCGTAGCGACGATTGGTGCCGAAGTAGAGAACGAAGAGCGACATCGACCAGTCCATGCGTTCGAGACGACGTCGCATGCGTTGCGCTGCTGGGGCGGCGCCGTAGAGGCCGGCATAGGTGTGGTGCAGGTCGGCGTTGGAAACGACGAGATCGTACTCCGCCGGGGGCCGGCCGCGGACGCGCACACGGTGCTGCAGGCTCCTGTCGTGCGGGGGAACGCTGCCGTTCCGCGTGATCAGACTGGAGCCGCGTCGCACGACATCGATGCCTTCCACCGGGGAATCGAGGAATAGCTCGCCCCCGAGCTCATGGAAGAGTCGGACGAGGCCGCGGACCAGGGCGCCCGTGCCGCCGCGGGGGAACGAGACCCCCCAGTGGCGTTCGAGATAATGGATGAGTGTGTAGATGGAGCTGGTCTCGTAGGGGTTGCCGCCCACGAGGAGCGAGTGGAAGCTCAGCGCCTGGCGCACGTGCTCTTCCTGCACGAAACGGCTCACCGTACCGTACACCGAGCGGTCGGCCCGCAGTCGCACCAGATGCGGCGCCACGCGCACCATGTCGGCGAAGCGCAGGAAGGGCGTCGCTGCCAGCTCGGTGTAGCCGGTCTCGAACACCCGGCGCGAATGTTCCACGAAGCGCTGGTAACCGGCGACGTCCGCGGGCCGCAAGCGCCCGATCTCGGCGCTCATGGCCTCGCTGTCGCCGCTGTAGTCGAAACGAACACCGTCCTCCCAGAGCAAGCGGTAGAACGGCTGCACAGGCAGGAGCTCGACGTAGTCCTTCAGCTCTCGGCCTGCGGCGGCGAAGAGTTCCTCGAAGACGTGCGGCGCCGTGATGACCGTCGGGCCGGCATCGAAGACGAAGCCTTGGTCCTCGTAGACATAGGCGCGGCCCCCGGGTTTGTCCCGGGCTTCGAACACCGTGGTGCGGATGCCGCCGGCCTGGAGCCGGATCGCAGCGGCCAGGCCCCCGAAGCCGCTGCCGATGACGGCGGCGCGGACAGCGCCGGGGCGTTCAGCCATAGGCCTGCGACAATCGCTGCACTTGCTCTGCCAGGTCGTCCAGGGCCGGCGAGGGTCCGAGAACCCGGACCAACTCGTGCAGCGCCTCTTGCATGGTGGCCGCGATCAGCCCCGGGGCCGTCTGGTGCAGCTGCGCGCGCAACCGGAGGAGAACCTCCTCGACTTCCGGCGCCGCAGCCGCTAGCTCCGCTGCCCGCGCGATGCCGGCATATCCCACCGGGTCGCGACTCTCGGCGAGCCAGGCCCAAGGCCAGGTCGGCCGTCCGAGCTGCAAGTCCTCGAACCCCTTGTTCCGACGGCGATCGACGGCAATGCCAGACCAATCATCTGCCATCTGCAGGACGAAGCCGACGCGGGTGCCGAAGTGCGCCAGGGCCGTCAGCGTCTCCGGCGCCGCGCCCGCAGCCCGCGCGCCCATGAGGGCGGCGAGACGCAACAGCGCGCCCGTCTTGAGCTGGGTCACCTGCGCCACGAACGCCGGCACCTCGCTCTGGCGCAGACTGGTCACGCGGAGCGAGAGATCGAGAGCCTGGCCCTGGTGCGAGAGCACCACGGCGTCCGCGATGTCGGCGTACAAAGCGAGGGCCAAGTCGCGTTGCAACCCCAGGCGGGAGAGCAGCGCCAGAGGCAAGAAGTGCAGCCAATTGCCCGTGTTGAGCGCCAGCGGGAGGCCGAAGCGCCGATGCAATGAAGGTTCGCCGCGGCGCGTCTCCGACGCGTCCTCGATGTCGTCGATGACGAGGGAGCCGGCGTGCAACAGCTCGACGAGGAACTGCAATTCCTGGGGTTGCTGGCCCGGCGTTCCCCCCGCGAGAGCCCAGCTGCTGGCGACGAGCTGGCTGCGGAAACCCTTGCCGGGGCGACGCAGGATGTCCCGCGCCGGGTCGAGGAGAGCTGCTTCCCAATAGCGAAGATCGAGAGGTGTCCCAAGACTCTCGGCCGGCATTGCGGCGAGAAGGTCGACGAGGACTTCCTGTAGATCGAAAGTCGAGGCCGGCGCTGCCGCGGGAGGGTTCATCGACGCACTCCTTTGCTGAGACGATAGCGCAGCGACAGACCGCGCGGCGGCCGGCCGAGCACGAGCCTCACCCGGTCCTGCGGGCGCAAGCGCAGCGCGTAGAACCGTTCGATCGTCTCCAGGGGCAGACGGTAGAAGCGGTGCATTATATGCCATCGCGCCTCCGGGGGAAACCAGCGGAAGAGCATGTGGTTGAGCAAGTGACAAAAGCCCGCCTGACGTCGATGGGTGCGGATGAAGGCCTGGAGCGCCGGGCCGAAGAGATGCTCCGGCGGCTGGTTCGCCACCAGTTCGGCGAGTCGGGCGGCGATGGGGAGGGAATAACCCGTGCCGGGATGGAAGAAACCACCGCGATAGCCGGCCAAGAGAGGGCCGCGCTGCGGCAGCCCGAAGCGGCCGCGCCAGGGCATGGGGAGAATCCCTTCCTCTTCGCGCTCGATCGATTGCACCTCGAGTCCCATGCGGCCGACGTGCTCCAGGACTCGACGGCGCAGCGTCTCGCGCTCGAGGCGGGGATCATTGGTGAAGTACGTGTCCTCCACGAGCAGGCGCGTGGGGCCGAGGGGCAGCGTGTAGGCGAAGCGGAAGCCTTCGGATTGCTCCACCGTCGCATCCATGAGTACCGGGCATTCCAGGGCGTGCGGGGTCGTGAGCTCGACCTCGAGTCCCAGGAACTTCTGATAACCCTGCGCGTTGTTCTGCGCCGCATCCGGTGCGATACCACGGGCGTCGATCACCACGGTGCCCGTGAGACGCTCGCCCTCGTCCAGGAGCACGTGGTGCTCGCCGACTTCCACTGCGCCGCGGCCGGTGCGTAGCGTGCCGCCCGGCCATTCTGCCAGGACACCGGCCACGACCTCGTGTAAACGTGTGCTCGAGATCATCGAATACTCGCTGTCGAGCCGGCGCTCGAAGCCGGGGAAGCGGACGTCGTAGCCTGGCCAGCGCCGGCAGACGAGCGGCGCCACCCAGACCCGGGCGGCGGGCGCCAGATCGGCGGCATGGAAGCACCAGGTGTGGTTGCCTCCCAGGCGAGCATCGCGCTCCACGAGCGCGACGCGCGCCCTGGGCTTCCGGGCGCGGAGGGCGAGCGCGAGCAGGGCGCTCTGCAGGCCGCCGCCGACGAGGATCGTGTCGAAGTCGTGCATGCCGAAGGCATCCAGCCAATCGCTCGTAGAGTCCGCTCTAGCCGGCGAGTATACCGATTGAGCCTGGACGGTGGCGGCACTAGAATCGGAGCGCGCGACGCGGCGCCGAGCGTTGCCGCGCTGCTACGAGGAGGATCGCATGCGATGCCATCAGATCGTGCTGGGCGCCCTGTTGCTGGCGCTCACGGCTTCGAGCGCCAGCGCCGGCCGCATTTTCGGCGACATCAAGATGGACGGCAAGCCGGTGCCGGAAGGCCTCCGGGTCCGCATCAGCCAGCCCGTCGCCGAGGCGGCGGAGAAGGACGCGGCCAAGGGCGAGGCGAAGAGCGAGGCCAAGGCAGAGAAGGCGCCGAAGGTGGCGCCGATCGACTCCTGCGCCACCGACAAGTTCGGCGCCTACAAGCTCAACGTGAAGACGGAGGGGAAGTGCACCTTGACGGTGCTGTACGAGAAGCAGCCCGTCTCCCTCGAGGTGTTCTCCTACAAGGATGCCACCCGCTACGACCTGATCCTGGAGAAGAAGGAAGGCAAGCTGGCGCTGCGAAGGAAGTGAGATGAGCGAGGGAGCGCGGAAGGATAAGTGGGACAAGCTGGCGATCGTGCTGGCTCCGGTGGGCGGCCTGCTCACCGCGGGGGCGATCGCCATTTTCGGCTTCGTCACCTCCAATGTCCTCAACCGCCGGCAGGCCAACGAGACGAACACGCGTCTCTACTCGGAGCTGATGAGCAAGCGCGAGGAGTCGGAGAGCGCCCTCCGCAAGGACATGTTCGTTTCCATCATCAATTCCTTTCTCGCCCCTGGAGGATCGGACCTGGGGGCGGCGGTGCTCAACCTCGAGCTCCTGGCCTACAACTTCCACGAGTCGCTCAATCTGAAGCCGCTGTTCCTCGACCTGAAGCGTCGCATCGATCGGGCGGAGGTGGGGGCGACGCCGGCGGTGCGCGCGGACCTCGACGACTACTCCGTGCGCCTCGAGCGGGTGGCGCGGGAGATCGCCCGCAAGCAGCTCATCGTCCTGGAGGGCGTGGGGCGCAAGTTCGACCGCACCATCGACATGACCGTGGATCCCATCGGCACCTCGCTGGAGCCCGCGACGCTCAGCCTGGATTCGATCCCGACCTTTTTCGGCATCGATGTTCTCGATGTGGATCAGCGCAACCGGGAGATCAAGGTGGGCCTCAACGTCGAAACGCCCGACCCGGTGCTGGGCCGACAGACCAAGACCGCGACGTTCGTGGTCAGCTTCTTCGACTTCCCGATGATCGACAACACACGCCTGGCCCACGGTCAGCGTTGCGCCATCATCCTCAACGGCTTCTCCGAGCAAGCCGCCGACGTCACCCTGGTGCTCTTTCCGGGGGAGTACGCCAGCTTGAAGGAGAAGCCCTACTACAGCGAGGTGCTGGAGAAGGTGCGGAGCGCCAGCGAGCAAGCGGCCCACTGACGCGGGGCGCTGGCGACGGACAAGCCGCCTTGCGACCGCTCGTCCCTTCCGTGCACTGCGCGACCGCTTACCTCAATGCTGCCACTTCCTCCCCGCCTCACCGGCGAGAAAGTTGGTCACATCGTGGCCGGCGCGGGTGTCTCATGGTTCAAAGACCCCTGGAGACCCCACGTGGAGGATGACGCTATGAGGAACTACGACGTCCAGGAGATCGAGCTCGAGGTCTCCGCCGCTGGAGCCTTCGCTGTGCTCGCGGACCCGGTGCGACTGCCCCGCTGGACGGATGCCTTCGAAAGCGCCGACGGCAAAGCCGCCACAATGCGCACGCCCCAGGGCGCGCTCCGCGTGGGGCTCGAGGTCCAGGCGTCCCCGGCTCAGGGCGTCGTCGATTGGAAGATGACGTTCCCCGACGGCGCCATCGGATGGGCGCACTCGCGGGTGGTCCCCTTGGCGGAACGGCGTTGCGTCTACACCTTCGTGCTCCACACGCCGCCCCAGGCTCTCGAGTCCGTTGAGGGCGCACTCGACGTCCAGCGTGCGACCCTTGCCCGTGAGCTGCGGCGGCTGAAAGACCTGTTGGAGCGACGATGAGGGAACGGGCCGGCGACTTGGAGCGACGATGAGAGGACGAGCCGGCGACGAGGAAACCCTCGAGGAACGCGTTCGCCGCGCGCAGGCCGGCGACCGTGCCGCTCTCGAGAGTGTCGTGAGGGAGATACAGCCCCGGATGTACGGGCTCGCGCTGCGCTTCCTCTGGCACCCGGACGATGCTCAGGATGCGACCCAGGAGATCCTGGTCCGGATCGTGACCAAGCTCGGCAGCTTCCGTGGCGAGAGCGGCTTCGGCACCTGGGCGTTTCAGGTCGCGTGTAACACCTTGCGGACGCTGCGCCGCCAGCGCATGGAGCGCCCGGAGATGAGCATCGAGGCGTTCGCGGCCGACCTCGCCACGGGGCTTTCCGACCAGCCGGTGGCCACGACGCCTCCCGTCGAGGAATCGCTGCTCTGGGAGGAGGTCAAGATCGGCTGCACGACCGCGATGCTGCTGTGCCTCGACCGCGAGCATCGCCTCGCCTACATCCTCGGCGAGATCCTCGAGCTGGACCACCGCACGGCCGCGGCGGCGCTGGAGGTGACGCCGGATGCGTACCGTCAGCGGCTGGCGCGAGCACGCGCCGCCATCGTCGGCCTCATGAAGGCCCGCTGCGGGCTGGCCCATCCCGAGAACCCGTGTCGGTGCCGGCGTCGCGTGGCCACCGCGATGGCGCGCGGCCACCTCGACCCGGGTCGGCTCCTGTTCGCCCGATCGGCCGAGCAGGCTCGGCGCTTTCCCGAAGTGCTGGAGGAGATCCGGCGGCTGGAGGAG contains:
- a CDS encoding SRPBCC family protein; protein product: MRNYDVQEIELEVSAAGAFAVLADPVRLPRWTDAFESADGKAATMRTPQGALRVGLEVQASPAQGVVDWKMTFPDGAIGWAHSRVVPLAERRCVYTFVLHTPPQALESVEGALDVQRATLARELRRLKDLLERR
- a CDS encoding polyprenyl synthetase family protein, which produces MNPPAAAPASTFDLQEVLVDLLAAMPAESLGTPLDLRYWEAALLDPARDILRRPGKGFRSQLVASSWALAGGTPGQQPQELQFLVELLHAGSLVIDDIEDASETRRGEPSLHRRFGLPLALNTGNWLHFLPLALLSRLGLQRDLALALYADIADAVVLSHQGQALDLSLRVTSLRQSEVPAFVAQVTQLKTGALLRLAALMGARAAGAAPETLTALAHFGTRVGFVLQMADDWSGIAVDRRRNKGFEDLQLGRPTWPWAWLAESRDPVGYAGIARAAELAAAAPEVEEVLLRLRAQLHQTAPGLIAATMQEALHELVRVLGPSPALDDLAEQVQRLSQAYG
- a CDS encoding phytoene desaturase — encoded protein: MAERPGAVRAAVIGSGFGGLAAAIRLQAGGIRTTVFEARDKPGGRAYVYEDQGFVFDAGPTVITAPHVFEELFAAAGRELKDYVELLPVQPFYRLLWEDGVRFDYSGDSEAMSAEIGRLRPADVAGYQRFVEHSRRVFETGYTELAATPFLRFADMVRVAPHLVRLRADRSVYGTVSRFVQEEHVRQALSFHSLLVGGNPYETSSIYTLIHYLERHWGVSFPRGGTGALVRGLVRLFHELGGELFLDSPVEGIDVVRRGSSLITRNGSVPPHDRSLQHRVRVRGRPPAEYDLVVSNADLHHTYAGLYGAAPAAQRMRRRLERMDWSMSLFVLYFGTNRRYDQHVAHHTILFGRRYRELLHEIFHGREVPEDFSLYLHAPTITDRSLAPPGCETFYVLSPVPHLGNAPVDWPHLAPHYAERILEYLEGVLPDLRQHVVTQRWFTPVDFADELHSYLGSAFSCAPTLQQSAWFRPHNRDDRIPGLYLVGAGTHPGAGLPGVVNSAKATARLVLQDFAP
- a CDS encoding sigma-70 family RNA polymerase sigma factor, whose product is MRGRAGDEETLEERVRRAQAGDRAALESVVREIQPRMYGLALRFLWHPDDAQDATQEILVRIVTKLGSFRGESGFGTWAFQVACNTLRTLRRQRMERPEMSIEAFAADLATGLSDQPVATTPPVEESLLWEEVKIGCTTAMLLCLDREHRLAYILGEILELDHRTAAAALEVTPDAYRQRLARARAAIVGLMKARCGLAHPENPCRCRRRVATAMARGHLDPGRLLFARSAEQARRFPEVLEEIRRLEEMQRAAALQRSHLLPPPSQEFAEWLRRLIAGVV
- the crtY gene encoding lycopene beta-cyclase CrtY, with the protein product MHDFDTILVGGGLQSALLALALRARKPRARVALVERDARLGGNHTWCFHAADLAPAARVWVAPLVCRRWPGYDVRFPGFERRLDSEYSMISSTRLHEVVAGVLAEWPGGTLRTGRGAVEVGEHHVLLDEGERLTGTVVIDARGIAPDAAQNNAQGYQKFLGLEVELTTPHALECPVLMDATVEQSEGFRFAYTLPLGPTRLLVEDTYFTNDPRLERETLRRRVLEHVGRMGLEVQSIEREEEGILPMPWRGRFGLPQRGPLLAGYRGGFFHPGTGYSLPIAARLAELVANQPPEHLFGPALQAFIRTHRRQAGFCHLLNHMLFRWFPPEARWHIMHRFYRLPLETIERFYALRLRPQDRVRLVLGRPPRGLSLRYRLSKGVRR